A window of the Mucilaginibacter sp. cycad4 genome harbors these coding sequences:
- a CDS encoding DUF4286 family protein, which produces MIVYNDTIIIDESIHDEWLNYIKTIHIPAIMATGHFSSYRILTVIDSPNEGVTYCIQYNADSIDHFQQFYMNHLHKFQATHQEKFNEKFVMFNTLMEEVE; this is translated from the coding sequence ATGATTGTATACAACGATACCATAATAATTGACGAAAGCATTCACGACGAATGGCTTAACTATATCAAAACCATCCATATTCCGGCTATAATGGCTACCGGGCATTTCAGCTCGTACCGCATCCTGACTGTTATTGATTCGCCTAATGAAGGGGTTACTTATTGCATCCAGTACAATGCAGATAGCATTGATCATTTTCAGCAGTTTTACATGAACCACCTGCACAAGTTCCAGGCTACCCACCAGGAAAAATTCAACGAAAAGTTTGTGATGTTCAACACCCTGATGGAAGAGGTGGAGTAA
- a CDS encoding tetratricopeptide repeat protein, which produces MRALYIVIILAFCFSTRLLAQDNELLLAKQYNANGEPQKALEIYQKLYKQNNENYYSVYVNTLLNLKKFDEAESITKKLIRRHPDDHQYAIMLGNIYTQQGNMGKADAIYDDLIKSLPADQGEISALASQFYQSANIDYAIKIFQQGRKLLKNDNMFTYELINLYRFKRDKISLTDEYLNFLPQNPNFINQAENAFSNVYEGSADYDMLKTALLRRIQKDPQQTIYADLLTWQYLQQKEFDLALNQALALSRRQNDDGNSIYELCRTFIGNEAYDEAIRGYEYIISKGKTTSLYIPSKIELINTKNLKVTSGKYLPEDLLGLEKDYNDLLTEFGRNSSTAFAMQKLANLQAFKLHKLKDAQKLLEDATKISDIRPTLLADCKLDLGDIYLLNNQPWEATLLYSQVEKDFPATAIGQDALFRNAKMAYYTGDFTWAKGQLDVLKVATSQLIANDALNLLLLIQDNLAADSSGAALKMYARADLQIFAQNTEKAVMILDSIGKKFPNNALEDDIMMSKSRILIQQKDYAGAVPLLKKILEQHPADLWADDAVFMLGDIYENRLNDKTTAKNYYQKIITDYPGSLWINEARKRFRLLRGDKPDAS; this is translated from the coding sequence ATGAGGGCTTTATATATTGTTATTATTCTTGCTTTTTGCTTTAGCACACGGCTGCTTGCGCAGGACAATGAGCTGCTGCTGGCCAAGCAATACAACGCAAATGGCGAACCGCAAAAAGCACTCGAAATTTACCAAAAACTATACAAGCAAAACAACGAAAATTATTACAGTGTATACGTAAATACACTGCTCAATCTTAAGAAATTTGACGAAGCCGAAAGCATCACTAAAAAGCTGATCCGCCGCCATCCTGATGACCACCAATATGCTATAATGCTGGGCAATATTTATACGCAGCAGGGCAATATGGGCAAGGCTGACGCTATTTATGATGACCTGATCAAAAGTCTCCCTGCCGATCAGGGCGAGATATCAGCCTTAGCATCACAATTTTACCAAAGCGCTAATATTGATTATGCGATCAAAATTTTTCAGCAGGGACGGAAACTGCTTAAAAATGATAACATGTTTACTTATGAGCTTATTAACCTTTACCGTTTTAAGCGCGACAAAATATCACTCACCGACGAATACCTGAACTTTTTACCTCAAAACCCCAATTTCATAAACCAGGCCGAAAATGCTTTTTCAAACGTATACGAGGGTAGTGCTGATTATGATATGCTTAAAACAGCTTTGCTGAGGCGCATTCAGAAAGATCCGCAACAAACCATCTATGCCGATCTGCTCACCTGGCAATACCTGCAGCAAAAAGAGTTTGACCTGGCCCTAAACCAGGCGCTGGCCCTGAGCCGCCGGCAAAACGATGATGGTAACAGCATTTATGAGCTGTGCCGTACTTTTATTGGCAACGAAGCTTATGACGAAGCCATCCGCGGGTATGAATACATTATCAGCAAAGGAAAAACAACGTCCTTATACATCCCGTCAAAGATTGAGTTAATCAACACTAAAAATCTGAAAGTAACATCTGGCAAATACCTGCCCGAAGATTTACTTGGACTTGAAAAGGATTATAACGATCTGCTTACCGAATTTGGCCGCAACAGCAGTACTGCTTTCGCTATGCAAAAGCTGGCCAACCTGCAGGCTTTTAAACTGCACAAACTAAAGGATGCCCAAAAACTGCTGGAAGATGCGACAAAAATCAGCGATATCAGGCCTACCCTGTTAGCCGATTGCAAACTCGATTTAGGAGACATTTACCTGCTCAACAACCAGCCATGGGAAGCTACCCTGCTTTACAGTCAGGTTGAAAAGGATTTTCCGGCCACTGCCATCGGGCAGGATGCTTTATTCAGAAATGCGAAAATGGCCTATTATACAGGTGATTTTACCTGGGCAAAAGGGCAATTGGATGTGCTAAAAGTTGCAACGTCGCAGTTAATAGCAAACGATGCGCTTAACCTGCTGTTGCTGATCCAGGATAATCTTGCTGCCGATAGCAGCGGGGCGGCGCTTAAAATGTACGCCCGGGCCGATCTTCAGATCTTTGCCCAAAACACAGAAAAAGCAGTAATGATACTGGACAGCATTGGCAAAAAGTTCCCCAATAATGCTTTAGAAGATGATATCATGATGTCGAAATCGCGCATTCTGATCCAGCAAAAAGATTATGCCGGCGCGGTGCCCCTGCTGAAAAAGATACTTGAACAACACCCTGCCGACCTGTGGGCCGACGATGCCGTATTTATGTTAGGCGATATTTATGAAAACAGGTTAAATGATAAAACCACAGCTAAAAACTACTACCAGAAAATCATAACCGATTACCCAGGCAGCCTCTGGATCAATGAAGCCCGTAAACGTTTCAGATTGTTAAGGGGCGATAAACCGGATGCGTCTTAA
- a CDS encoding HAMP domain-containing sensor histidine kinase, which yields MAVQKNAYRQNFTLITIFLVFISITFVVALFISYNLTAKYVENEFASKKVEVLEQTIKPYYEFFQNKIPEITSYQGFLDSASAGKYAASVFHDYNFVRRVVFYDALIGGTTTMTVRKNNLNIAAKAVYQYWHVNDKVYGAEQRRTVNEDDFREMAIKLSNYIAFSDTSRVSSQDELFKAFWDVKPDKISYTNVLRREDVRIYRDMQMLGNSKGASYKQNMMTFYLDPYLMKVKNTHPELYENVSIQPVVYDPIDSEGDKLITEVPLPVAFSDYKLFFSSAQGYLTAEINRRFMPIGAIVLLMTLFLMLIGWLIYRNLNVNMKLFKLQYDFINNFTHEFKTPVSVIKIAGSNLRSDGELTERQRRHYGKILDEEADKLNELMNKLLSFTQIENKSITLKQEEIDIENFISRYIDTFKIKYADFNIKFKINKVETFYTDPVLLGSVFQNLIENAYKYSHPQQKELFINISQEKRNIVFSFADKGIGIPKNELNNVFKKFYRIENQYNQNGSVGLGLAFCKELVNFMNGDITVYSKVNEGSEFLVTLPYEH from the coding sequence ATGGCAGTACAGAAAAACGCTTACCGGCAAAATTTTACGCTGATCACCATATTCCTGGTGTTCATATCCATAACTTTTGTGGTGGCCCTGTTTATATCTTATAATCTCACTGCCAAGTATGTTGAAAATGAGTTTGCCTCAAAAAAGGTAGAGGTATTGGAACAAACCATTAAACCTTATTATGAGTTTTTTCAGAATAAGATCCCTGAGATAACCTCATACCAGGGTTTTCTTGACTCGGCATCGGCAGGTAAATATGCAGCCTCTGTTTTTCATGATTATAATTTTGTGCGCCGGGTTGTCTTTTATGATGCCCTCATTGGCGGCACAACTACTATGACCGTACGCAAAAATAATTTGAATATAGCTGCTAAGGCGGTTTATCAGTATTGGCACGTTAACGATAAGGTTTACGGGGCCGAGCAGCGGCGAACGGTCAATGAAGATGATTTCAGGGAGATGGCCATTAAGCTGAGTAATTATATCGCTTTTTCAGATACGTCACGTGTATCAAGCCAGGATGAACTTTTTAAGGCTTTTTGGGATGTGAAACCCGACAAGATAAGTTATACCAACGTGCTGCGGCGCGAAGATGTACGTATTTATCGTGACATGCAAATGCTGGGTAACAGCAAAGGGGCTTCATACAAGCAAAACATGATGACCTTTTACCTCGACCCATACCTGATGAAGGTAAAAAATACGCACCCCGAGCTGTACGAAAATGTATCCATCCAGCCTGTAGTGTATGATCCTATTGACAGTGAGGGCGATAAACTGATAACGGAAGTACCATTGCCGGTTGCTTTTTCTGATTATAAGCTGTTTTTCAGTTCGGCGCAGGGGTATTTAACTGCCGAGATTAACCGCCGCTTTATGCCCATTGGAGCTATAGTACTGTTAATGACCCTGTTTTTAATGCTGATAGGATGGCTTATTTACCGCAACCTGAACGTGAATATGAAGCTGTTTAAGCTTCAGTATGATTTTATTAACAACTTTACTCATGAGTTTAAGACTCCTGTAAGTGTAATTAAGATAGCCGGATCAAACTTGCGCAGCGATGGTGAGCTTACCGAAAGGCAGCGCCGCCATTATGGTAAAATACTGGATGAAGAAGCTGATAAGCTGAACGAGCTGATGAATAAACTGCTTTCGTTTACCCAAATTGAAAATAAATCCATTACCCTTAAACAGGAAGAAATTGATATAGAGAACTTTATTAGCCGGTATATTGATACCTTTAAAATAAAGTATGCTGATTTTAATATTAAATTTAAAATCAATAAGGTTGAAACTTTTTATACCGATCCGGTATTATTAGGGAGTGTTTTTCAAAATCTTATTGAAAATGCATACAAGTATTCGCACCCTCAGCAAAAGGAGTTGTTCATCAATATTTCACAGGAAAAACGCAATATTGTGTTTTCATTTGCTGATAAGGGGATAGGGATACCAAAAAATGAACTGAATAACGTTTTTAAGAAGTTTTACAGGATAGAGAACCAATACAATCAAAACGGGAGCGTTGGCCTGGGTTTGGCATTTTGTAAAGAACTGGTTAATTTTATGAACGGCGATATAACTGTTTACAGTAAGGTTAACGAAGGCTCGGAATTTTTAGTTACGCTTCCATACGAACATTAA
- a CDS encoding prolyl oligopeptidase family serine peptidase gives MSCIIAFFSCNRNKIRQIPIIDFFKTPERSFYRISPDGKYVSYLKPFKDKQNIFIQSLADGKERMVTQFEDYSIRGDYFWTYNNQLVFSQDLIATDSVKMYAFDVATDKSRTILSLGNVRIGLVNRNRQQPDIITIKTNERDPGNFDVYRLNVKTGEMKTYLLNPGNITEWFADADGRIRLERASDGVNETILFRPDEDKPFKPIIENNFKNAVKPIAFTGVKNYFYALSNVNRDKMALVEINAEDGKEERTIFSCSKADITSFEYSKNKRRIEFTGWDESMPRKHFLAADVEQMYKTIQQQLKDNEIRVVDRDSSENKFILNTYTDRNPGSYYLFEKNSGKLTKLSDINSSLVPAELCAMKPISYHARDGLLINGYLTLPRGNKSENYPVVVMPHDGPWGRDTWGYDDQVQFLANRGYAVFQVNYRGSTGYGKAFRSAGYKQVGGKIQDDITDGVHWLIDTKVANPKKIAIFGGRFGGFSALYGVSFHPELYNCAVVQYGLINFFTYIKDAPPFVKPYLKMTYEMVGNPETDADQLRAISPVFHTDKIKVPLIIFQGAKDQRANISELNQFVRELRKRNVDVKYFLKPNERAYFRSEHNRMEMYAEIEKFLDKNMRVKP, from the coding sequence GTGAGTTGCATCATCGCCTTCTTTTCCTGCAACAGGAACAAGATAAGGCAAATTCCTATTATTGACTTTTTTAAAACACCCGAAAGAAGTTTCTACCGCATTTCACCCGATGGTAAATATGTATCATACCTAAAGCCATTTAAGGACAAACAGAATATTTTTATACAATCATTAGCCGATGGTAAGGAGCGGATGGTTACCCAATTTGAGGATTACTCTATCCGCGGTGATTATTTCTGGACCTATAATAACCAGCTTGTTTTTTCGCAGGACCTGATAGCTACCGATTCGGTAAAGATGTACGCTTTTGATGTAGCTACCGACAAAAGTCGCACTATATTATCGCTTGGCAACGTGAGGATAGGCCTGGTTAACCGCAACCGGCAGCAGCCCGATATCATCACCATTAAAACCAATGAACGTGATCCAGGCAATTTTGACGTTTACCGGCTTAACGTAAAAACAGGCGAAATGAAGACTTACCTGCTCAACCCGGGTAATATTACCGAATGGTTTGCCGATGCCGATGGCAGGATCAGGTTGGAAAGGGCATCAGACGGGGTTAATGAAACCATTTTATTTCGCCCGGATGAGGATAAACCTTTTAAGCCCATTATCGAAAATAATTTTAAGAATGCAGTAAAACCCATAGCTTTTACCGGAGTTAAAAATTACTTCTATGCACTCTCAAACGTAAACCGCGACAAGATGGCCCTGGTTGAGATCAATGCCGAGGATGGCAAAGAAGAGCGGACAATTTTTAGCTGCAGCAAAGCGGACATTACCAGTTTTGAATACTCAAAAAATAAGCGCCGGATAGAGTTTACCGGATGGGATGAATCTATGCCGCGCAAGCATTTTCTTGCGGCTGATGTTGAGCAAATGTACAAAACCATTCAGCAACAGCTTAAGGATAATGAGATCAGGGTGGTTGATCGCGATAGTTCGGAGAACAAATTTATATTGAATACCTATACCGACCGTAACCCCGGCTCGTATTATCTTTTTGAAAAAAACAGTGGTAAGCTAACCAAGTTAAGCGACATAAACTCGAGCCTGGTGCCCGCAGAACTGTGTGCTATGAAGCCTATATCATACCATGCACGTGATGGCTTGCTGATAAATGGTTATTTAACCCTGCCCCGGGGTAACAAAAGTGAAAACTACCCGGTAGTAGTGATGCCGCATGACGGCCCGTGGGGACGGGATACTTGGGGATATGATGACCAGGTGCAGTTTTTAGCCAATCGTGGTTATGCAGTTTTCCAGGTTAACTACCGCGGTTCAACAGGATATGGAAAAGCATTCCGTAGTGCGGGCTATAAACAGGTAGGCGGCAAAATCCAGGATGATATTACCGATGGGGTACACTGGCTCATCGATACTAAAGTTGCAAATCCTAAAAAGATTGCCATTTTTGGCGGTCGTTTTGGTGGTTTTTCGGCACTTTACGGCGTTTCATTTCATCCGGAGTTATATAACTGCGCCGTAGTTCAATACGGGCTTATTAACTTTTTTACCTATATCAAAGACGCCCCGCCATTTGTTAAGCCATATTTAAAAATGACTTACGAAATGGTTGGTAACCCTGAAACAGACGCCGACCAGTTAAGGGCAATCTCACCGGTTTTTCATACCGATAAAATTAAGGTGCCTTTAATCATATTCCAGGGTGCTAAAGACCAGCGGGCAAATATCAGTGAGCTTAACCAGTTTGTGCGCGAGCTGCGCAAGCGGAACGTTGATGTGAAATACTTTTTAAAACCCAATGAACGTGCATATTTCAGGAGCGAACATAACCGTATGGAAATGTATGCCGAAATAGAGAAGTTTTTGGATAAGAATATGCGGGTTAAACCATAA
- a CDS encoding TonB-dependent receptor plug domain-containing protein — translation MKKQLPILVLFFSVLIMFGPDIAAAQSADTGKRVFNLGQVNIVGLKDSVRSSKLNIHTLNLYNRYDVSHALNLLPGVILTAVGPRNESAINVRGFDIRQVPVYLDGVPLYVPYDGYVDLARYNTFNLSEINVSKGYSSVLFGPNAEGGAINLISRKSVKSFELNAVAGYLSGGYRLNTNIGGTFGKFYYQVSASQLKRDYFPLSSKFIPVKNEDGGHRDNSYSNDVDLSGKIGFTPTASQEYAIGYTYHHGTKGTPVYAGDDTQNSLFKSPRYWKWPNWDTRGLYLLSNNKINSTNVIKSRWYYDQFKNEIDSYDNASYNTITKPYAFRSIYDDYTLGGNVTFENTDLKNNNFSVAAHFKQDVHREHNIGEPTRRDADNNFYIGAEDTYHITSALKVNAGVAYNDRRSTQAQQYTNSTISDLPANSNGAWNVQGLIQYDIDNANSLSFSVARKTRFATIKDRYSFKFGTAIPNPDLKAEDALNYDLSYHSLIGGKLSVQASGFYSKINNSIQTVNNVAVDPVTKTNQSQVQNVGRAEYYGAEFAVGYPIIRQLRVDANYTLIVRNNLSAPQIRFTDVPKNKVFASLQYSPLAKLYILASEEYNSKRYSTSYGTISGAFYLTNVKAHITLVKGFAVEGGVNNLFDRNYTLVEGYPEIGRNYFANVIFNY, via the coding sequence ATGAAGAAACAATTACCCATTTTAGTTCTGTTTTTTAGTGTTTTAATAATGTTTGGTCCTGATATAGCTGCTGCTCAATCAGCAGATACCGGCAAACGTGTTTTTAATCTCGGGCAGGTAAATATCGTTGGCCTAAAAGACAGCGTAAGATCAAGCAAGCTCAATATCCACACCCTTAATCTGTATAACCGGTATGATGTTTCTCATGCGTTGAACCTGTTACCTGGTGTTATCCTAACAGCCGTTGGCCCAAGAAACGAATCGGCCATTAATGTACGTGGTTTTGATATCAGGCAGGTCCCGGTTTACCTTGATGGTGTGCCGCTTTATGTGCCTTACGATGGCTATGTAGACCTTGCGCGGTACAATACCTTCAACTTATCGGAAATCAACGTATCAAAAGGATATTCATCGGTACTGTTTGGCCCGAATGCCGAAGGCGGCGCTATCAACCTCATCAGTCGTAAATCAGTAAAGTCATTTGAATTGAATGCTGTTGCCGGCTACCTGAGCGGTGGCTACCGGCTCAATACCAACATAGGCGGAACTTTTGGCAAGTTTTATTACCAGGTATCGGCTTCACAATTAAAACGCGACTACTTTCCATTATCATCAAAGTTTATACCCGTTAAAAATGAAGATGGCGGTCACCGTGATAACTCATATAGTAATGATGTTGACCTGAGCGGAAAAATTGGTTTTACCCCTACAGCGTCACAGGAATATGCAATAGGTTATACCTATCATCATGGTACAAAAGGTACACCTGTTTATGCTGGCGATGATACACAAAACTCATTATTTAAAAGCCCGCGTTACTGGAAATGGCCAAACTGGGACACTCGCGGCTTGTACCTGTTAAGCAACAACAAGATCAACAGTACCAACGTGATCAAAAGCCGTTGGTATTATGACCAATTTAAGAACGAGATTGACAGTTATGATAACGCATCATACAACACCATAACCAAACCCTACGCTTTCAGAAGTATTTATGACGATTATACTTTAGGCGGCAACGTAACATTTGAAAATACCGACCTCAAGAATAACAACTTCAGTGTGGCAGCCCATTTTAAGCAGGATGTGCACCGGGAGCATAACATAGGCGAGCCGACCCGCCGCGATGCTGATAACAATTTTTACATAGGTGCCGAAGATACTTACCATATAACATCAGCCTTAAAGGTAAACGCAGGCGTAGCCTATAACGACAGGCGCAGCACCCAGGCACAACAATATACCAATAGCACTATAAGCGATTTGCCGGCTAATAGCAACGGCGCCTGGAATGTTCAGGGCTTGATACAATATGATATTGACAATGCCAACTCTTTAAGCTTTTCGGTAGCACGTAAAACCAGGTTCGCGACTATTAAAGACCGCTATTCCTTTAAATTTGGCACTGCCATTCCTAACCCGGATTTGAAAGCAGAAGACGCACTGAATTATGACTTGAGCTATCACTCGCTCATTGGCGGCAAACTTTCGGTGCAGGCATCTGGTTTTTACAGCAAGATCAACAATAGTATCCAAACAGTAAATAACGTAGCAGTTGATCCGGTGACTAAAACTAATCAATCGCAGGTGCAGAATGTTGGCCGTGCTGAATACTATGGTGCCGAGTTTGCAGTTGGTTATCCTATTATTCGGCAGCTAAGGGTTGACGCTAATTACACTTTGATAGTGCGCAATAACCTTTCGGCCCCGCAGATCCGTTTTACTGATGTGCCAAAAAACAAGGTTTTTGCATCCTTGCAATATTCGCCGCTTGCCAAGTTGTATATCCTGGCATCTGAAGAGTATAACTCAAAAAGGTACAGCACCAGCTACGGTACAATCTCCGGAGCGTTTTATTTAACCAATGTAAAAGCACATATCACATTAGTTAAAGGGTTTGCTGTTGAAGGCGGTGTTAACAACCTTTTCGACAGGAATTACACATTGGTTGAAGGCTACCCGGAAATAGGCAGAAATTACTTTGCCAACGTGATTTTTAACTACTAA
- a CDS encoding cytochrome c peroxidase, whose protein sequence is MKNNRKAKHKLPFFLRKGKVWFVLCLLLIVAGLTAYTGTGPVVPMGDYVFNYPANFGNRINVPANNPTTQQGVYLGRLLFYEPKLSATNTISCGSCHQQSKAFTDGRALSVGVNNGLATRNSMSLANLLWTRKFFWDGRAASLEEQAAFPLTNPHEMGQSIQVSVQKLSNTKLYPTLFKIVYGDSTITGERIVKAISQFERTLISADSRYDRYLRNAYKPTSDELKGMELFNRGPDPEKGIRGANCTHCHGGPKTYLELFHNNGLDSISKDEGMAAFTGLVTDRGRFKVPTLRNIALTAPYMHDGRFKTLDEVVDHYSEHIKQSVSLSAFLQGESNEVGGHSLKLLPEEKKQLIAFLNMLTDSTFITDKRFADPHQSTKN, encoded by the coding sequence GTGAAAAATAATCGAAAGGCAAAGCATAAACTACCATTTTTCCTGCGCAAGGGCAAAGTCTGGTTCGTGCTTTGCCTTTTACTTATTGTTGCCGGTTTAACAGCATATACCGGCACCGGGCCGGTTGTCCCCATGGGCGATTATGTATTTAATTACCCTGCCAATTTCGGCAATCGCATCAATGTACCTGCCAATAATCCCACCACGCAGCAGGGTGTTTATTTAGGTCGTTTACTTTTTTACGAACCTAAACTATCCGCAACCAACACTATATCGTGTGGCAGTTGTCACCAGCAATCAAAAGCATTTACTGATGGCCGGGCTTTAAGCGTAGGTGTTAATAATGGATTGGCAACACGTAATTCCATGTCGCTGGCTAACCTGCTATGGACCCGTAAATTCTTTTGGGATGGCCGGGCTGCCAGTTTGGAAGAGCAGGCTGCTTTTCCGCTGACCAACCCGCATGAAATGGGGCAATCCATACAGGTGTCTGTACAAAAACTGAGCAACACCAAGCTATATCCCACCCTTTTTAAAATTGTTTATGGCGATAGTACCATAACCGGCGAACGTATAGTAAAAGCAATTTCGCAATTTGAGCGGACATTGATTTCGGCGGATTCGCGTTATGATCGCTATCTGCGCAATGCTTATAAACCAACCAGCGATGAACTGAAAGGAATGGAGCTTTTTAACCGGGGCCCTGATCCGGAAAAAGGGATCCGCGGCGCTAATTGTACTCATTGCCACGGCGGACCAAAAACCTATCTCGAGCTTTTTCATAATAACGGCCTTGATAGCATTTCAAAAGATGAAGGCATGGCCGCGTTTACCGGCTTGGTTACCGATAGGGGCCGTTTTAAAGTACCAACACTGCGTAATATTGCCTTAACTGCACCGTATATGCACGACGGTCGTTTTAAAACACTTGATGAAGTTGTAGACCATTACAGCGAACATATTAAGCAATCGGTATCGCTAAGTGCTTTTTTACAGGGCGAATCAAACGAAGTTGGAGGGCATTCGCTGAAACTGTTGCCTGAAGAAAAAAAACAACTGATAGCCTTTCTGAATATGCTTACCGATTCTACCTTTATAACCGATAAGCGGTTTGCAGATCCGCATCAGTCAACAAAAAATTAA
- a CDS encoding molybdopterin-dependent oxidoreductase produces the protein MKKYTLILLLLIAGLATRAQTKEAVVKVTGEVTNPLTIGRADLQQYKQTTVTRKDRDGKDHTYLGVTVSEILAKAGVTLGPELRGENLAKYLLVEASDGYQVLFALAELDKGFTDRAIILADKIDGQPLAPADGPFRIIVQDEKKPARCIKQVTAMKVMFAK, from the coding sequence ATGAAAAAATATACCCTTATATTGTTGTTACTGATAGCCGGTTTAGCGACCCGGGCCCAAACAAAAGAAGCAGTAGTAAAAGTAACCGGAGAAGTAACAAATCCGCTAACCATTGGCAGGGCGGATCTGCAACAATACAAGCAAACAACAGTAACCCGTAAAGATCGCGATGGAAAAGACCATACTTATTTGGGCGTGACAGTATCTGAAATATTAGCAAAAGCAGGTGTTACTTTAGGCCCCGAATTACGCGGCGAAAACCTGGCTAAATACCTTTTAGTAGAAGCCAGTGACGGTTACCAGGTGCTATTTGCCCTCGCCGAACTGGACAAGGGTTTTACCGACCGTGCCATCATTCTTGCTGATAAAATTGATGGACAGCCCTTAGCCCCGGCTGACGGCCCCTTCCGCATTATTGTTCAGGATGAAAAGAAGCCGGCACGTTGTATAAAACAGGTAACTGCAATGAAGGTTATGTTTGCGAAGTAG
- a CDS encoding IS4 family transposase — MARTEIKIGIKIISELKSFVSLIVQNEPLLNNFRKSEKDFTRNRKLPFERLVLLIVKLCKKTLSIELEKFFEELGGQSPCSVSAFTQQRIKLKASFFYWWNNVLLSSYYHHAKQGDIKRWKGFRVVSADGSNVSLVNTPVLSNYFGGASNQSGCFVQAKTFYHYDVLNELVLMSRIMPYRYGEVPMAYDAIEQLKKDMLVIYDRNFCSYKMFALHLWAEEEIKFVIRGKNDQNMIKDFIAGGKHTAIVYLAPVTTAIKSLKESGFITTNKTLLKLRLVRVELENAVEVLVTNLWEEEGYPNSEFKALYFLRWGVETNISIQKNILQLEAFSGLTVESVEQDFYATVFMTNLHAVLIKDAQASVDNNLINRKYPMKVNKNKSFGKLKINLVAIFNDNNADHILEVLHKHFIRDILPVRKDRTFPRVRKNRQTNSKHRTYSNFKPAY, encoded by the coding sequence ATGGCCAGGACCGAGATAAAAATAGGAATAAAAATTATTTCCGAACTAAAAAGCTTTGTTTCTTTAATTGTCCAGAACGAACCTCTGTTGAATAATTTCAGAAAGTCTGAAAAAGACTTCACCCGAAATAGAAAACTCCCCTTTGAACGACTTGTTTTACTTATAGTTAAGCTCTGTAAGAAAACACTTAGCATAGAACTTGAAAAGTTTTTTGAAGAATTAGGAGGTCAGAGTCCCTGCTCAGTAAGCGCCTTTACCCAACAACGTATAAAATTAAAAGCATCTTTCTTTTACTGGTGGAACAATGTTCTATTAAGCAGTTATTACCATCATGCGAAGCAGGGGGATATAAAACGTTGGAAGGGTTTTCGGGTAGTTTCCGCAGATGGTTCTAACGTCAGTTTAGTAAACACACCTGTGCTAAGCAATTATTTTGGAGGTGCAAGCAATCAGAGTGGGTGTTTCGTACAAGCAAAGACATTTTACCACTATGACGTGCTGAATGAGCTTGTTCTGATGTCCCGGATCATGCCTTATCGTTATGGTGAGGTACCAATGGCTTATGATGCGATAGAACAACTGAAAAAAGATATGCTGGTTATTTATGACCGGAATTTTTGCAGTTATAAGATGTTTGCCTTGCATCTGTGGGCTGAAGAGGAAATCAAATTTGTCATCAGGGGAAAGAATGATCAGAATATGATAAAGGATTTCATAGCAGGAGGTAAACACACGGCCATTGTTTACTTAGCCCCTGTAACTACAGCTATCAAATCATTAAAAGAGAGTGGGTTTATCACAACCAATAAAACATTATTAAAACTGAGATTGGTACGGGTAGAACTGGAAAACGCGGTAGAGGTGCTGGTAACCAATCTTTGGGAAGAAGAAGGTTATCCCAATAGTGAATTTAAGGCGCTTTACTTTTTGAGATGGGGCGTAGAAACTAATATATCGATTCAGAAAAATATCCTGCAATTGGAAGCTTTCAGCGGCCTAACCGTTGAATCGGTTGAGCAGGACTTTTATGCAACTGTATTCATGACCAACCTACATGCTGTTTTAATAAAAGATGCTCAAGCATCGGTAGATAATAATCTGATAAATAGAAAATATCCCATGAAAGTGAATAAAAATAAGTCCTTTGGAAAGTTAAAGATTAATTTAGTGGCTATTTTCAACGACAATAATGCCGATCACATTTTAGAGGTATTACACAAACATTTTATCAGAGATATATTGCCCGTGAGAAAAGATAGAACCTTTCCACGAGTCAGAAAAAACAGGCAAACAAATAGTAAACACCGAACTTATTCTAACTTTAAACCAGCTTATTAA